A single genomic interval of Pyrus communis chromosome 7, drPyrComm1.1, whole genome shotgun sequence harbors:
- the LOC137740517 gene encoding B-box zinc finger protein 22-like, producing MKILCNACEVAEAKVLCCADEAALCWACDQKIHAANKLASKHQRVPLSSSSSPMPKCDICQEMVGYFFCLQDRALLCRKCDVAVHTVNSYVSSHQRFVLTGVKVGLEATKPCISTSTKEMLTSVETVSESASSRPINKSPVGPFVGEIKQALPGKVDSVGTGVSGKLPLIQNANTSGSGSNLEEFLGFTDPNQNFGVLDRMSPKVYGRYCL from the exons ATGAAGATACTGTGCAATGCGTGCGAGGTGGCGGAGGCCAAGGTGCTGTGCTGCGCGGACGAGGCGGCGTTGTGCTGGGCGTGCGACCAGAAGATCCACGCCGCCAACAAACTGGCCAGCAAGCACCAGAGAGtccctctctcttcctcttcctctcccATGCCCAAGTGCGATATTTGCCAG GAGATGGTCGGATACTTCTTCTGTCTGCAGGATCGAGCTTTACTCTGTCGGAAATGTGATGTTGCCGTACACACAGTAAACTCGTATGTTTCCAGTCACCAAAGGTTTGTGCTTACTGGTGTGAAAGTGGGGCTTGAAGCTACCAAACCAtgcatctccacctccaccaaGGAAATGTTGACTTCTGTGGAAACGGTTTCTGAATCAGCATCGTCGCGACCAATAAACAAAAGTCCAGTAGGTCCGTTTGTTGGGGAGATTAAACAAGCATTGCCTGGTAAAGTTGACAGTGTTGGAACTGGTGTATCAGGAAAATTACCGTTAATTCAAAATGCTAACACCTCCGGTTCCGGGTCGAACTTGGAAGAATTTCTTGGTTTTACTGACCCTAATCAAAATTTTGGGGTCTTGGACCGCATGTCGCCCaag GTTTACGGCAGATACTGCCTCTGa